TCATCCTGATTTATAGAATTCAACCATCTCTAGTGGGTATTAGTTCAATGGTCGGTCCGTCGTCGTCGGTCCTTCCACTCTTTGATATATAGATGTCGTCAAACGTTACTCTGCTATCGTTCACTGGTCCGTCCTGGTACAAAGTACGGCGGGATCTCCCATGAAACTCGACCCTTCCACCTCTATCCGTCTCAAACCCGAGTTATAGAATTCGCCATCTCTAGTGGGTGATTAGTTTCatggtcgtcgtcgtcgtcgtcctcctctgaTATATAGATGTCGTCAACGTTAGCTCTGCTAATCCGTTCAACTGGTCCGGTCCTGGTACAAATGTACGGCGGGATCCTACATGTCTATCCGCCTCAAACTCGGCCTTCCACCTCTATCCGTCTCTACCGAGTTATAGAATTCGCCATCTCTAGTGGGTGATTAGTTTCatggtcgtcgtcgtcgtcgtcctcctctgaTATATAGATGTCGTCAAACGTTAGCTCTGCTAATCCGTTCAACTGGTCCGGTCCTGGTACAAATGTACGGCGGGATCTTACATGTCTATCCGCCTCAAACTCGGCCCTTCCACCTCTATCCGTCTCTACCCGATTCTCTATTCCTGTTAGggtttcttctatctctttagATAAGCACAAAGAATCGTTGGTGAGTTTTTGGGAAACTTGGATTCTCTCTCACGTCGTCGGCGTCGGTTGGAGAGTTAATCTTCCCGAGTGGGTGAATCGTTTCGCATTCACTCTGTGATGATGTACGATGGCTACCGATTGGACGGTCCGGTTCTGCTGATAATATACTCCTTATCGTCACATCGGGTCTAATTGATGTTCTTTTCGTTCCGCCTGGTCTTCCTTCCCCGACTGGGGAGTTTTGATTTTGTTCCGTTGACATATCGCCGTCGCTAATAGTGGTGCCGTCCAAAATAACTTGGTCAATGGTTTAGGTGGAGTTTTTAGTAGCTTGTGTGGCGATCCAGCTTTAGAAGAAGTGCGCCTCCTGTAAAGGGCCGATGCCACGGGCGTTACTGACGAAAGTAGTCCACGGTTATTCTCGCCCTTGTTCGGATTCATGTTTATCGCGTTATATATTCCGCTGTAATCGTTTCGACTAGCACAAATCTTCTTCGGGGGTGAACCAGATGTTAACAGCTCAAAGTCCGAGTCCAGAATTCGGGTTTCTGGTTTCCAAACAAACAGGCCGCCGCCTTTACCACCATCAATATCCTGTAATTTATAACGAGATGTTttgatgccaaaaaaaaatattcataggtTACGATCAATACAAcgcactgtaaaaaaaatatatatatatatatttatctgaacCTTGTTACGTATATTATATTTGGAGATTATACCATGACAAAACAGTATATCTCTTGTTGAGTGTGTTCTGACCCAAATGGAGACCGCCACTAAAGCCAGAGGGAGGATGCTGTTGCTACTGTGTCGAACTGAcggagagcaggagttcaggcgaaaggttggtgaccagtatccgatatttggtggtcggagaggtgacatggcgtaggaggaactcctgttccacctgcagaaaccattcagtaaggcaagcaatggtgcaggtgggcaatggcttcaaggcggctgacacactcatggctaactgggctcttaactccgagggtcaccagtgtggttgtaggcaaacgcacaagaagtcaaatacTCTTTATtatagagtgtacagctagtgttcgggtgagagcctagccgatgagtgagtgagtttctttaaggtaaggtaaagttaagagaaagaccgttgccgggggggaaagaagatgggagagggaaggacaaggggggggatcgaagagatgatttagtaagagagaaaagagtcggggcttaacccaacatgcggggtaaaagttgggggcatagctgataggacgaggaaaggaggataaaggtcagcaagggaggccccgcgccatcggtggttcgctgccctGGCATGACGatgactcgcttcgcatgagctaacTCACGGGTCGCAGGCCACCGCGgcccgggctgcggatccactcggctaacgagggaggttgggagcggtaaaggtggcctgtccggcgccatctggacgccaccgtgcacggacttctcgcccatggcaacggtggtgtcctcggctaaccgtgaggctacaggttgaagtacgagtgagatcgctaatcagaggctacctcccttgcccgcgtcgagcagggatttctccctgtcggcggcaggacttctagggagatgtgctctcgcgatctcaccacgtttgggttatcaacactggccatgacatctcctcccccactcgcgtgttggcactccttacgccaaaggagccacggtcatggcagggtgcaggcggcagatgtcacgtgtcggaaatccgaaaaccagggagagggaggtaaggatggggatgagggacgctggtgctatgtaaggataatgagatgaggcgagggcgaggttgtgtgacacacggaaagaggaagtgggagaggaagggagttaaaaacgggatagggctctcgttaggggagtttgtttatttaaaaggctaattaaaataggtttttatgtataacaaccccctaaagctataaaaaccaaaagagaacaaagttaagaacgagaaactaaaataaaacgaaagaaaaattaaaaaacaacgcaaacacaaacgtaagaaaataaaaagcttaaaaaagtttaGGCGATAAATTTCGGCGCTCGACACCCGCTCTCGCGAGGCCCGGCAACAATCGCGCCGCGACGCGATTGGCCGAGCCGGGGCGAGGGCGGGCgccgagtttatagtaaaaagcgccgaagctaacgtaacttaacttaacattaaaagtttaaaacatttaaaaggaggagactgaagagaagagaggaggaacggacgaatcagaagcaggatagatgaacaggctcctcccctctctccctgcggtgaatcggtccttgattggacgattcagagaggggggatgatcggttccggcaagggtggcggacggggcgcagcgggtggagccgagcaacgccaagagagttagcatgatgccatgatccctcgatcatgtggcttttgcatgggcatattaaagagatgcaccgcgcccggtcccatgcaatctcggcctcggctcttccgcgttaccggacggtgacgcgccccccattgtttgatgccacgatgctatgtgcttgcatgtagcttcgtgccctactagcctactctttcctatgcgaattttcggcattaggatgactctgtgcacaccttctggtgaactggaccccatcttcgggcgcgtgctcggacgtgggcagacctttacctcccgcaggggagggtgtgtctggggggccttagaaggcctgccttacggtgtgcatagagttgccattcttttgttagggattggtctggcagaccatctgatgactgccactctttttctttcgaatagggcgataagcaggtagagcccccttgtcaggccttcagccaggttctgtctaatagcagctgctagacagaacatcaagttcccgtgataggaagtacctggataaaagttagtctttctccctcactgtgatgaaatagtctgtggttgactattttagagggatgaaggaacttactggaacaggtacaggtcccctctactctcactgaggtgaaactttggggtgtttcagagagaagagggattcacgttaaactcaccctgccaaaagaactgcctggaaaaaagtcagctcctctccctcactgtgatgaaacagtctgtggccaactgttttcagagggatgaaggaactggcaggaacaggtgcaggacccccctcttttctcaatgaggtgaaacaacctttgggcgtttcagagaaaagagggattcactttgaaaaagggtacaggtcccctccgaggagcggagaggaactgcctgaaaaagtgaaagagcccccttcctcactgaggaaggagcagaaggggtttcccatcaatgatgtcctgtaggtggaagggcatccctctgggatactcccagaggttgacacctacccacgtgtttgccgtgcgtggcacccttgtgagctgggagacgggagtcctggaggttgagcgatgccgtgcacgagtacgccctgcggctagcaacacgcctctttggtcctctattctggcaagacaggcggcctgatccaggcccggtcaggtcaatcggctggtctccctcgggaggctagggtcaagcagtcatgttgccgttggtacccacaccgtccgtgtgtaccagtgcaatcggctaattggctgcgtatattcactcatcacccctgttgctgttagacattggttctagcactcagcttccccttgttggactccgtggtgggtgggggcgtgagtgaatggaagcactgccaagtacatggaaaagctaaataaaaatcccccacagacagaccttactgttgacgacccgtgcaaggcccagaccacggcagccaccctgaagccttacgtgcctccgggtggcaaaagaaaaccccgagcacaggatgacactgtcatgcctgctgccaagatggcggacaagacaaataaatcatgtacaaacatgtctgtccaccagattgtccaacagatggactctcgtgctggcccctccaggccagcacccagaccaggaaggtctctgagcccccctcagacgaccccactgaatgaatcaggagcaccagctgaaccagccgaaacagctggtgcctccacgagcaagccccaaagccgaaagggcggaccgaaacggccgaggccggagtccgactctgatggcgagtctggacccccaaggcgtttcccgcaatttaaggtccccgtacaacccgaaggcttcgacaatgcctaccaaatggtaagggcattggagagccagcgcaaaatccggctgtcgatccgggttgcgcgagatcagggcatgatcatcgtgcccaaagatcaagccaccctttgtttcctgcaggagacaaaggagttaaaagatgggaggaaagtgagcctctcgccactgaaccccgaggagaagagagtcaagatggtgctacttggcttttctcagtctcatacgatgtggaggtgataacatcacacccacaggtcgtggaggcttcccgattgtcgaaggggaagactccaaccaggcaagtcctggtgaccatgaaaggtcccccaagctccacccttgatctgggtaactggggtacctacaacctacgcacttatgtgcctgaaccacttcgggtgtttcaagtgccagaagtacggacaccaccaggctaactgtacagccaagccaaaatgtggtgtctgtagcaaggcacacaatactgaggtgtgcatcaaggcacataaagaagaaaagaaggacacaacagccaaatgtcctaactgtgccaagaggcatcacgcctggagcctggcttgctctgtcaggaaagagggggcccctcaaacggcaagaggttgctaagaagcgaccagactttgttcctgcccccccaggcacctacgtctgggggaggaacaaaagcgaaaaggcttcccgacctcctaagaggaaggaagctgccccccagccgaaaccggagatctccgacaatcaggagtacccccaagtgaagcaagtgcagaggaaccacaggaagaaaggttccaacagcaccacacggtcccccccagacccagaagacatgttcttcgacgagggggacatgtcgatcctgatcactgctgtggtcacagcagtggcagtatccctgtccaggaccgaggaagaggcggataagtcagtcagtgttgccatgacgactcttaaacagaccgtgaaaagcataaagggaaggaagatggagaaggccaaatcagcccaatcctctccctcagcccaggtcgagactcccctcccctctccaagccaggctatgccctcacaggcagagcctagccaggctatgccctcacaggcagagcctaaccaggcagAAACAGAGCCACAAGCCGAaacagaagaagctgagcctgcccaggcaaggccagccaatgcacagaaacagcctggcccgagaaaaagccaaagacgaaaagtcagagctaccaaaggctctcccccccccagtggatccagggatagcctgacagccgaaagagagtcctcaagcagtgaggatctcacaatggagttgtcagactccgaccgtcaacccgaatgtgacgatgtctctgatgtaactatcaattagtaacatcatgacacgcaatctaagtattctgcagtggaacatctgtggcttctcctcaaggagtgccattctccacgcaatagtgcgatcaaggagcattgacatcgtcatgctccaggagacattatcagcggaagctgttagcttctcagggtatcacgtctacgcgctgccacgttccgatggcaaaagaggcctgatgaccctggtgaaggcaacaattccctgctccgcaatagccgatgcaccgcactgtggagaagatgttgaatctcttgccgtcgagattcaactggccgggggacccctgaaattgtacaacgtgtacaacaggccacactgtagtagcttagacatcagccaggtatgtgcttccgcagcacacgaccgagtgatcatagggggagacttcaatgcacaccaccccatcctggctccctgcagggtaccggatgcggctggccgtcacatagccaacgtgctcgagacattccccgagatcgctctcctcaacagccaggagccaacgcatgtgagaggaggggtcctagacctcaccctggccactgcgactctgatggagaggattggctggcgtgtcgatgagaccgtcactagtgaccattatggcactataacaaccctcatggatagtggcccagccgaaataccacgaccgaatccaagatggaaaacagacaaggccaactggcaggcgttccagagcgccttggcccgctgtctgagaagcaatgaacccacacagagcgaaaatgtggaagtgctacaagccagacttgtaaatgccattgatgaggcagcctcactgaccatacccaaaaactcggcctgggtccaggagtcacaaggacgcctggtacttcaatgacgagattagggaggtcaaccacagggtaaacatgtgccgaaaacatttccgaaggcaaagaacccccgacaacctagccctcctaagggaggcagtgagggatgccaaggaaactgccagcagagtgaggcaggaaaagtggctggaatggtgtgagtctttcgatcaccgtaccaccctccagagctatggcaacgggtcaagcgagccaccagccgctcagccccgagatgcacgcaccacgaccccaggcagaggccaacagactggcgcaagagttctctgcgagaacgagcagcgacagtctgccagccgaactgagggcaagacaagaacgcctacaaccagacagacttgctcacatcagagaaagggcagccgaacccgataactcagacgttatcttttctctgagggaactaagagatgcacacaaaaccagttgcaactcagccccggcgatgacgggatctcgtaccccatcatctcccgcctgggactggtaggtgagcttgcattcctgcaactcatca
This genomic window from Penaeus monodon isolate SGIC_2016 unplaced genomic scaffold, NSTDA_Pmon_1 PmonScaffold_7478, whole genome shotgun sequence contains:
- the LOC119571687 gene encoding uncharacterized protein LOC119571687, whose amino-acid sequence is MSPLRPPNIGYWSPTFRLNSCSPSVRHSSNSILPLALVAVSIWDIDGGKGGGLFVWKPETRILDSDFELLTSGSPPKKICASRNDYSGIYNAINMNPNKGENNRGLLSSVTPVASALYRRRTSSKAGSPHKLLKTPPKPLTKLFWTAPLLATAICQRNKIKTPQSGKEDQAERKEHQLDPM